A stretch of DNA from Castor canadensis chromosome 2, mCasCan1.hap1v2, whole genome shotgun sequence:
caTAGCACAAAGCAATCAACACTGGTATATTACTATTAACCTATTCTATGTCAGAATCCAATATAGGATACCACATTGTATGCAGTCAGCTCTGTTTATTGTTTGCATGTCCATGAAAAAAAGAAGTCACAGTTTATCCTTTTATTAATTAAGCATTTCCTAAATAACTTCAAGGAAGCCTGGAGTCCACATTTGTAGGGGTATAAAGCCAgggttttcagttctttttgtgGGGCTCTGCATTTTACTTCCAATGTCCTAAGCAGCTAAAGGATGCATATGAAAATGAAAGTTAAGGCTGAACTGCCTATGACAATAggagctatggcaggtgtttctAAAAACCTGTCAGCTCCTCTGAGGAATGGAAGTATCCTTAAGGCTCCTTGGCTTtgtaacagctttttttttttctttttcctttctctgttagggcctcacactagccTGGCTAGCAGgcactacttgagtcactctgcccgTCCTGTAACAGGATTCTTGTGTTTGCCACTGTGAAGTTCTGGTAAGAAGGCTGGATAAGGAGATAGTATCTTCAGTAACAGTATTTATTATTATGACATTTGAATTACTCTAAATGTGAGTTTTCACATTTATctgattcaatttttttcttttttacattaaaGGAGTCATTTTGAATACATTTAGAGCTTTCAAAGTCCATTCCCTATTCTGAGCACATTAGCAACATTTTTCTCATGTAATCCTTTCAACTTAGAGGTCAACTTAGAGgttttattattcccattttatagatgacaaGCTAAGActtagttgtttttttaattgcacAAGGATATGCAGTCAATAAATGACATAGTAGGGATTCAAAGATGATGTGCTTCACTCTCAGATCTATGAACTTAATAAAAAAAGGTTAAGAGGCTTTGAACTTGGAATGCATGTTCTCTGACTCCAATAAATCTATTATAACATATGTTTATTCCTAATTGTTATTACCTGAATCTACCAAATAATTCAGCCAGCCATTCAATAAAAGATTAAATATTATGTACATTTTTCTGTTCTAAGATGTTTGGAATATTTAAAGCTGTTCAGCTTTCTTTAGGGGCAAGTAAGACTTATTATTCATGAAAGTGTAAATGAGTATATAACTTGATAAGTCAAAAGACTCATCCAGCAATGTGTGATCAACACAATACCAGAATAGTTTGTGAGATGTAGTTAATTCTCACATATAAGAGATTCATGGTTCCTAATGCAGACATCAGTGCTAATGTTAGTGTTGGTAAGAACCCAAATTTGGGATATACAAATTTAACTATTAGTTTCACACAGCCATCAAACATTCTGGAGTTTATTATTTAAGGGAAAGTTAGTGCATATGCTAGAAAGATCCAAGTTTTGAAGTCTGGAGAAAATAAAGTAGTTGTAAACTATCTTAAGAAAAGttagaataaaataaaggaataagaTTGTAGGAGCAAAGTACTTATTACCACATTTACTAATTGAAAGGAGGCTTATTTTACCTATGGATCATGTTCCGGGTATACCAAACAGAAGGAAAAGTTTCCTTCAGGAGAGATGTGTAATTACGGTTTAAATCTTGTCCAGATAAGGAACACCGGTAATTTCCCACAATCACACCATCTGGATTCAGCATGGGCACCACCTTGAAGACGAAAGTGTCCCGAAGCAGCTGTGCATCACTTGAGTCTCCTAAAATATAATCTAGAAAGCCTTTCATGATCCAAGAGCTGTTGGTTTCTCCAGGATGGACCCTTGCAGTCAAAATCActgcctttctctttcttgagTCAGTGTTCTTCAAGGGAGTAGTGATTGTTAAAACATACACCATGTTCCTAGCAAGCGTGTGGCACAAGACGCGTATTTTACAAAACTTCGACCGTATTGGGTCATTATTGATCCCAGAAAGGTATTCCTGCAGATTTGTGTAAGTGTATGGATAGCAGTGAGCAAAGTAGCAGGTATCCTTGTTGTGTGGAAATTGGAATGTccatgtaagagagaaaagatggTGCCCATCTTGCCCCAGGTTGTTTCTATAATATTTGATTTGGTCTCCTATTCTCTGCCAGCCAATCTGATGAGCCTTGGCCTCTTTTTCAGAATAGAACAGTGGGCGCATACCCCGATTGTAAAGACTAGCAGGCTTGGTGAAGTTGACAATAGTGAATCTGTAGACCATTTCTGCTTTGGTATTAGTGACTTGGAAATAGAACCATTGGGTATGTTTATTTGTGAAGAGGTCAGGGCGCACAGTCAACTGGTATTCATACTCTGCCCTAATAcataagaaaggaagggaaaaaagtacTTAAGAATGTAAAAATTACCATTcagtttaaataagaaaaattattttatctattttaccTATCCACAGACCGCTTTTTTGGGAAATGGTATTTATTTAGGCACTGCAAAAGTTTTGAAATGTTCTTTTATTTGCATGGTAATTCTAAAGCTTTTGTATTCCTTTGTAATTCAAGACAGCATATAAAAGCACTTGATAAAAATTTGTGTATTTCAGTGCAACTGCTTCTTGTAagataaatgattaaaaatattgaagaaaaatcaatttttttgttcaaatatatatttctattttctaagagGGATATGAAGTAATTGTCACTGAGAAAGGTTTAAAAGCATTtataaattagtataatcacaaagattataaaatgtaaatCCTTTCAGTACAAGGACTACATTTAATAACTATGTACCTCCTGTGTAGTCACTGATGATGCTTAAAGAAAGGTAAAAAACTTTTTTCATTGGAATATTAATTATATACATAACAATTTTATCTGGTTAGCTGTGACTTTTTTACTATGCCAAGTAACTTTTAATGTGTATGTCAGTCTCGTTATAAATGATAAGCTAGGAATGTCACAAACTCTTGATATCTCTAATTAGCATTTATACTTTAGGAATTCAGTAACAGAGACTAAGGACTTTAAtatacataaacaaacaaataaatgaaactacAGTTGGTTGAGCTCCtcagataaaaataattaaaacctaCACTTTGACTACCTTCTGTAGATTACCACTCTCAAACCTTGCTTCAAACATCAAGGTGTTGTCACAGTTATCCACAGGCTGCTTCAAAGGTGTTCGGTTTCCCCCAACTCGGGAATACACAAAACAGGGTTCTTTGTAAGCTGATGAGAGAAGATCAGATCAATGGTAGTAAGTATCTAGTGACTCTtgtatatttggaaataaggaaaaacatttcTAAATGATCCACAGATCAAAGAAAAAATCACAGGtaacattagaaaatattttaaactgagtGACATAGGAAATGTGCAATATATCAACATTTATGGGATGAAGCAAAAGCAGCGCTTGTAAAGAAATTTATAACTTTATATGCTTATAGTTTTAAACACCAGAAAAGGTTTAAAATCAGAGATCAAGTTCTGGATTTTGCTTGGGATGTAGAGCACTGGAAAAAGCATTGCTCTCATCTttgcaacaaaaaaaaacattgctGTGGGCAAATTTACAACTTTTCTTGAACCACTCAATAAGGTGTGGTCGCAAGGCAACTGTCTAATTaaaaatctaacacattttcAAGGAGAGATGGAACATGGTATTGGTTCACATTACAGTGAGAACATTCAGTTAAAATTTTAACCAGTTGGCAAAGGTTGAGTATGGGctagaaagaaaatacagaatctCAGGGAAGACACAAAGGATTTACAGGTGTAATGGAATTGTGTACCTACCGGTTTCCTTTCATAGCATCTCATCAGGAATTCACAAAACCCATATTTGAATCCTAAGAAAGCACCAATTGTAGTGTGGACTAGGGGAAGGGAGTGGGagacactgccaaaaaaagcacAAAAGCTCACCCAAATCATTTTCACCTTTCTGTCTGGTGGACCAAGAACCTTAAATCCTTGGGGTAAGAGCAATAAACACTGCTACTTTTAGGGCACTGGTGTATATACATATTAtctgggaaaagaaaacattaaaaaaaataacccaaatcCTTTACTCCTTGGAATAGAGCAAGAGTTACACACAGGAACCAGATGTATAGTTGCAGGTGTTGGAACACCCAGACCTCATGCCTGAAAACCAGGGACACTGGTGTGTGACTAAGATTGAGCCTAATCAGAATCACAATATATCCTCTAAACCCCAATGCCAGGCTGAAAAGCCATGAGTAACAAGTAACAGAGACCTAGTCATTGGACAGGACAGCAGGACAGGCTTCGGAGAGACCCTCTCTGAAGTATTGAGCAAAGGGAAGACTTAAAGTCGAGGATGGTTCAGAAGTGAGAAAAACTCTCTTTCCCATTCCAAATAGTAATGTAGAAAAGGATTTGAAGCCTGTGGTGCAGTGAAGGTAACCAGCAAAGTAAATCTAATACAGCTCAATTCCTAAAATGACTGAATCAATTCCCTGCCTGCACCCTGATCCAGCACATGTACACTGAAGACCAAACACctggaaagaatttttttcagtttcctggCACAAAAACTAATTGCTTATATCTTTACTGACCTACATAAGATCTCCAGCTATCAGCCAAAAATTCTATGcccaccaaaaatatttttcaaaataaacaagaaaaaaagttctGAAACAAACAGAATTCATTTGCATTATAAGAAATGTTAAAGTTTTTTAGGCAGAAGTAATAAGCTACTAGACAGAAACTTGGATCTGCACAAAAAATGAGTGCTAGAAATGAAGTAAACAAAAGTAAAGGTAAtattcatttttgcttgtttttaattgGCCTAAAAGATAattgtttaaagaaaatgtaataatgcTTTGAATTTTTATAACACATGAAAATGTGCATTTGAAACTATAGcacaaaggaagagaggaaggaattaGGACTATACTTTTGTAGAATCCTCATATGTGAAGTGTCATAGGATTATTTGATAGTAGAGTCTTTTATTTACTTGTAATTAAtgaatttatttgtagagaaagggtattgctatatagcctaggctggcctggaatcacaatccttgtgcctcagcctcctaagtggtgggactataggcatgcatTACCATACCTAGCTGAAACTAGAGTCTTTGAAATTAATGATATATACTGAAAAACCAAGGGCAAccacaccaaaatttaaaaacaggtaTACATGATAATCTAATAGCAAGGACAAAATAgaatcaaaatatatttgttaatttGGAAGAAGgcagaaaactaaaaagaaacacaatacaaGTGTTAGCAAGATGGCAGCTATTAGTATAAGCTATATAAGTATATTAAGTGTAATAATTTTAAGACATAGATTTTCAAATTACATAAAAGGTAACCCCCAACTATATCCTGAATATACCTCAAAAATGttaaaactttaaatgaaaacacagattaaaagtaaaataatggcacAAAGATATGCGaatactaatcaaaagaaagatcAAGTAGCTATTTTAATATCAAAGTATCCTACTTGGATAAAGATACACAATCAATATGGTAGTAATCGCACAAGTACTAATacatcaatggaatagaatgaaGACTCTAGAAATAGACCTATGCATATACTGTTAACTGACATTTAATAAAAGGTGGCTAGGTCAGTGGTAGATGGGATTGGTGATGAAACAAATTTCATAAACAGgtgggaaaaaataaatgttgacTCCTATCCCAAGCTATCCACAAAAAAAGATTCAAGATGGATCATAGGCCTcaatgaaaaagtgaaaataaaaataaaaaaataggtaCTCATGAGGAAGGCAAAGAAATAGTAGGACACAGAGTGCATTACGCTTGAAAGAACAATTGGTAATTGACTTCCTCAAGTTTAAAGGTTCTACTCATTACAGATGTCATGTGAATGAAAAGGAGTGCCACAggttgaaagaaaatattcactaCATATATAGATATGATACAGAGTTTATATCTTGAATATATTTCAATCATAAAAGGAACCAAAttatattctatttatatgaTGTAGATTTGGACTATAAAAGAACCAAGTGATATGTGTGAATTTGAAGAACCTAATTCTGAATCAAAGAAACCACATACAAAAGGTATACCTGCTATATGATTGCATTTCCAGAAGGTGAAGATAAGGCAAAACCAACCTATGGTGACAAATCAGAGAAACAGTTGTCCAGGGATGGAGCTGGGGACTGACCAGAAAGTGGACATGGGGGCATTTTCTGGGATGCCAGAAGACTTCCATATTTTCAAGGAAATGTTGGTTGTAAGGATGTATTTATCATTAAAGCTCACCAAACTGTGAACTTATCATCTATTTTAGTATGTATAATTTCCCTCAATTTAATCAAAATAATGTCATATTCTTCAGTATCCTAAACTAAGGATTCAACTTTATATGAACAtttagagggagggggtgaattcaactatgatatattgtgagaacttttgtaaatgtcacaatgtacccccaggacaacatgataatagaaatgtaaaataaaatcatatgacATTTAATTTTCACTGATACTTAGTTTAGATCTTACCtataaaacagtatttttctactgtttttgccatttgtaaaaatggagaaaagtatTTGCAAATAATCTTTTATATGCTGGATGAAATCCAAGTATACtagattttttttgtccttaaaCCTGGTTTTTATAGCTTTCCTTTTAACTCATTGACAGGTGGATCTTCACAACTCTTAAGGATGACAACAATAAGATTAAGTAATAGTAACTGAGATGGATGCTCTCTGTTTCTACCTACAGATACATCTCCTTAACAAGTTTAAGAGGTTGATCTTTATGTGCTGTCTCATACGCTCACTTTTCCTTTGGCTGTGGACAATGGGAGGCATTAGGAGAACCTAGGAAGTTGGAAGGATAGTGAAATTGGGTTACTTACTCTCCTGGCTTCCTCCTTTCAATGCATAAGTTGACAgctgtttggtttctttttttttaatttttattttattcatatgtgcatacaatgtttgggtcatttctccccccttccccacactccctcccttacccccccttaccccttgctaccaggcagaaactatgctgcccttatctctaattttgttgaagagagagtataagcagtaataggaaggaccaagggtttttgctagttgagataaggatagctatacagggagttgactcgcattgctttcctgtacatgtgtattaccttctaagttaattcttcttgaactaaccttttctctagttcctggtccccttctcctattggcctcagttgctttaaagtatctgcctggcccaaaagaccaaaaattgtatgttctccctaatatgcagacattagatcaagggcaaacacaacaaggggattggactttgatcacatgataaagcgagagcacacaaggaatgtatgaggataggtaagacacccaaaaaaccagatagcatttgttgccctcaaagctgTTTGGTTTCTTAACTGAAAGTTAAGTTTGTGAGTTGCCCTCTCCCATGTTGCCCTCTCCTATAAATATCTTTATAGGTCTGAAACCCATTCTGTGCTCTTACCCTTTCAGGCCTAGGAAACTTTTAATTATTGTGTTGTTGACAGTCCTATGTTGCTTCATCATCCCTTTTTAGTCTCCCTTAGCTTTGTCTACCCATTTGTAAATTCATTACATTAAATTTCATTAAACTCTTTTAAGTTACTCTATGTATGCCATCCAATTCCTGAGAAGACCCTGACTGActcacttcaaatattttaactttaaatcAGATCTCATGTCAGTTTATATGTGACAGCGCTAAGACAGGTTAGccatgtaaacatttaaaatcaaatttaaaaaattggaggTGCTTTTCTCACTTCGgttgtttaaaaatatgtatgtgaaATGTGACTTTTTAGAATCTTTTTCTTGCTAGCCCtctaaataaaatatgtgtattccctggaagttatttttcatatatgaaaacactgATGGTGAAATTGTACCAGTGTTCCTTCATTCCTCACATTAGTGATACAAGGGCAGTGCATTTAGGAGACAGGCTGAGGCTTCTATGTGTGATGATTATCACACATAAATCTCATAAAAGCAGACTGAGATTTTGCATTAGTAGTGTTCTTGAAGAGCACTACTAAAAGTGTTAAGAACACTTTTCTGGGATATAGTCTCGGATGTTATTTGCCATGTggggtatttttttctctttaaaaatgataACCTCAAGAAATGCATCAAATAGGCATGCAATTAGAAGAAAATCATGTGAGCTACAGATGCAGAGGGAACAATAATTGCAGATTACTCACTGGATGtatcttttaaaacatatgaaCCACAACTCATTCTAAATATAACTCTCCATTCTAAAGGACAACGTGTCATATTTTGAAGTAACTTAGCATGAACTGtagtatattttcaaaaatgtgaTCAGCACTAAATCAACATTCGAATCAACATGCAAAATTATCTTTATGAGGACAGGGACTTCCTGGTAGTCTGAAATTCTCACTctaaacagcaaaaaaagaaaaaaaatacataactaAGACATTAACTGAGATACCAAATCATATTTTACAGCAACATGTCCCATTAGATGCCCACCATCCTCAGCCAGATAAACCACGGTATCTTCCTTGGAGTTTGGATAAAGGGGTTCCATTTCCAGGCCTGTTGGGATATACACTGGCTCAGGAAAAAAAGGAGTCCAGTCTGGAAAAAAGAGTGAGGGCATTATTTGAATACAAcattgaaataaaacaggaaaaattgcTGTGTATTTCCAAATTATTATTTGTAGATCTAGACTTTTACTAAGGGTTCACTGGAAGTAAAAATGAACATTGTCACACTGTAACAATACTTGTGATGTTTTACTTGTGTCTTGTTCTAAATTATTATATTGAGTACTTGAAGATTGTGTGTTCGTGACAGATTTTATACCACGATTTCTATTCCTTTTCAGTCCTTCACGCTATTCTATCACACCTCTGAGAACCTTGCACCgccttttattcttcctttccctGTATCTTCAGCCTCTGCTTGGTAATGGTGTACTCTAAGCTTATAACACGTTGAGGTTTCTTCTCTCTCCCAAAAGGATGAGTATTTTTAGACCCCTCCCCCTGCCTTTCTCCTTTAGCCACCAGCTTtccctcttctcattctttttaggatctaattcctttaaaaaagtttttgttttggcagtactggggtttgaactcagggattcatactagctaggtaggtactctaccacttgagccacacctctaagccctttttgatctggttattttggagatagggtcttgctttttgcctggactgtcttcctgccatagctgggattacagtagcaTGCCACAATGCTCAGCTTTTTCTAATAAGATgtagtctcacaaacttttttgctgaGGCAGGCCTGCAACTGTGATcattctgatcttagcctcccacacagctgggaaatgtaaagaacagaaaagtatACTGAGGGTACAGAAATGGGGCTGTCAGTTAGATGGGGAGAAAACTGACTTAGTTTAATGAGAACATGGGCTGGGGGATGCTGAGAACCAGCAGCAGCATGGTAgagccttccttccctcttccctttggGTCTCTCTGCTCTCATTTTCTCACCACTGCTACAGAAGAGAAATTAGGTAGAGGCTGCACTAGCAGCAGAAGGGATTTTCCTTTCCTACTCCTTTTTCATTCTAACTGCCACAGATACGTAAAAAGGAGGCTATGAAACACAAGTGAGGTATAcaaaggatgtagggaaaagtaCAAATGTAGTGGCATGgtagtattttcatttaaaaaaaaattactcttccTGGTATAGGAGCAAAAAGGAGAGTGGCTATTTGAGGAGGGGTAGGGATGATGTTATAAAGgctgaaaggagaaaaggaaagagctgTTCTAAATTATGGAAGAGAAATACATACCTAGCTGAAGAGTCCTTTGTAAATAGTGATACTTGTAAGTACTATTCAGTATGAATTCTTTAACATATTTTTGATGCTATAATTTTAGAATTCTTGGGGAGAAATTAACTTTGTCCTCTATTATCAAAAATCagcattctctttttccttctctgtgccttcccctccctctacATCTATGGTTTGATTGATCTACCAACCTATCTACCTACTTCCTGCTACCTGCCTGTATACCAGATAATATAAGGAGAAAAATTAGCAGCATCTAATTTACATAGCACTATAATAAGTATagacagtttttaattttatttacctaAGAATGTCTATAAGAGCTCTACCTGGCAATAATGTGTGAATACTATAATtgacaaaaggagaaatacagtGGCAGTGGGAAGGTACATAACAATGGATATGTTTCTATCATACCTATCTGTGGACTGAGAACATAAGGTTGTAAGCTCTTCTAGGAGAATGAAAAACATATTTGGGAATGTTCAAATATGGAAACAAAAACATGCACTAAATATGCAGTCTTCAGTTCGATAAATGaccattaagtgaaaaaaaacagaaagtgggaatggaaagaaaaggacagaaaagacaatgaggtataaagagatagaaaataaaagagggacagaaacagaaaaagacagaaagaagcaaGAGAGGATAAAGATACATTTAAAGATACATTGAGAAGGATATCCATAGGGGGAATggaaaaacagagacagagagcaaAAATGAGCAGGATGCAGTTCATGAACATTCTATCATAGTTCCTATGAGATTAACTATGACTGTGACAGTCATATTGTTTAGAATTACTAAAGCTCTGccatattttctgtgtttttgtggttttttttaatgagaccGGGTCTTGCTGTTACAGGTCTTGAACTTCGCAATCCTCCTGTGTACTTGGATTGGAGGTGTATGCCCCCACACCTGGCTCCGGCACATATTTTAAACCACTTTACTTAAGCACATGTGGTATTGAACACTTGAAGTGTGACTAATCTGAACTGAGGTGTTTCTAAATACAAATGCTCATCAGATTTGGACGACTTTGTACAACAAGAAAGTGAAATGTTTTGGATATATgtagattaaataaaatacatttcaaaaattaatttcacttttccctttttagctttatgaatgtagctactagaaaattttaaattacaaatatgGCTCATGTTTCATTTCTGCTGGAATGTACTGTTCTAACACCAGGAGTCTCCTCATTAAAAACAAGGTGTCACAGTAAGTCTGCTAATGTCTGAACCTCCCAAACACCTAAGAACATACCAATATGTTGAACTTTTTCATCAATAACCTCACAGTGATATGGCCACCGTGTTGGGCTCAGTGGACCAGAAGAAGAGACACCATATAAATCTCGTGGTTCACGAAGGCGTGGCACCCATCTTCCTAGCTGATACTCTAGTAGTATCTGTGTAGTCCGGGG
This window harbors:
- the Agbl3 gene encoding cytosolic carboxypeptidase 3 isoform X1, producing the protein MSEDSEKEDYSDRTISDEDESDEDTFVKFVSEDIHHCTLLTADSIVDPFFPRTTQILLEYQLGRWVPRLREPRDLYGVSSSGPLSPTRWPYHCEVIDEKVQHIDWTPFFPEPVYIPTGLEMEPLYPNSKEDTVVYLAEDAYKEPCFVYSRVGGNRTPLKQPVDNCDNTLMFEARFESGNLQKVVKVAEYEYQLTVRPDLFTNKHTQWFYFQVTNTKAEMVYRFTIVNFTKPASLYNRGMRPLFYSEKEAKAHQIGWQRIGDQIKYYRNNLGQDGHHLFSLTWTFQFPHNKDTCYFAHCYPYTYTNLQEYLSGINNDPIRSKFCKIRVLCHTLARNMVYVLTITTPLKNTDSRKRKAVILTARVHPGETNSSWIMKGFLDYILGDSSDAQLLRDTFVFKVVPMLNPDGVIVGNYRCSLSGQDLNRNYTSLLKETFPSVWYTRNMIHR
- the Agbl3 gene encoding cytosolic carboxypeptidase 3 isoform X2 translates to MSEDSEKEDYSDRTISDEDESDEDTFVKFVSEDIHHCTLLTADSIVDPFFPRTTQILLEYQLGRWVPRLREPRDLYGVSSSGPLSPTRWPYHCEVIDEKVQHIDWTPFFPEPVYIPTGLEMEPLYPNSKEDTVVYLAEDGGHLMGHVAVKYDLLTKNPVLCIPELGETEHL